In Tenebrio molitor chromosome 1, icTenMoli1.1, whole genome shotgun sequence, the sequence gtcctcccaataacagaaaaataaatatttcaggaGCAAAATGTTTCACCTTTTGCCTTATTTGTAAATATGGCTACTGATAACTTATACAATTAAACAATAACTTaaacaattgttgctataGAGAAAATATTGCTATTATAAGTTCgctttctttttcattttgacaacaacGCCTGACAGTTTGTTTCAACGCAAagtattttcatttatctgcAGTTCTTAAAAGGTGGTAGTACACTCTTCAACATGTtttatcttcaacaattttaaccttagaacctagacatttttgtaagagtgtCTAGGGGTTGGAATCTACCACCGGTTAAAGTTCGTATGATAttatatgaatcaccctgtatattgccAAGTTACCGAGTATGTATTGTAACCATCAGAAACTAtgactttaattttgttgttttaaaatgattgtCGCGTTCACagtgtattttaaaagttcGACTATATTACAATAAAGAAACTTTATGATTCACATGGAATCTACTGTCAGTAACTATCTTCATAGTAACTGTACTAATGGGGACGTCTCATAAAGAGTAAATTAGATGGATAGTGTGTAACGTGAGGACTCCGGTTCTCTCATTGTAATATCCATTCAATAATATTCACGTGTTtcatgtatgtatgtacttcaACTTAACTCCAAGAAGTAATCTTTCGCAAGTCACGTGTCGAGACTATTTTAgcatttgcattttattttaattcaatttgttACAGCATGATTCGAATTCTTTTATTTCTCCTAAATGTTATTCGGATGTACATATGTGCttggttgttatttttgtgttaaaacTTCGTAGCGTATCCTACATAACGTTTTCATATTCAATTGCAGTGAACAATCGATAGCTAGCGCGAGAGCTAGTGTTATGATCTACGATGATGTCAATAAGAAATGGATACCTTCGGGAACATCATCGGGACTATCGAAAGTTCACATTTATCAGCATACTGTACAGCAAACTTTTCGAGTTGTCGGAAGAAAACTGCAGGATCATGAAGTAATCATAAATCACATTATCAAgttaatttttgcaacaatGTGACATTTTAGGTCGTCATCAATTGTGCCATTTTAAAAGGACTGAAATACAATCAAGCAACGGCTACGTTTCATCAGTGGCGAGACAATAAACAAGTTTACGGGTTaaattttagctcaaaagaagatGCCGATCTCTTCGCCAGGGCAATGTTCCACTCGTTAGAAGTCAGTTAATTTAAGTCATTGTCGACCGGAGTcgatttaatttgttgttacttTTTAGGTACTTAGTAATATAGTTCGACAACCAGCCCCCCAGTATGCACCGCCGATAGCTCCTCAACCGccacaacaacaacaacaacaacttCCACAACAACAGTACGACGAAGATATGGGATATCGTACCATGACCAGAGAAGACGTTGCCATGATCCAAGAAAGGCGGATATCGAATTCGTTAATGTCGCCACAGCAAACGTCACCCATGACCCCGCAAAACAACGTGCCTGCAGCGCCGGCAATGCCTATGAACGCCGCCCCCGCTCCCAGTCCAATATCGCCTCCATCAGCACCAAGTGGTCACCAAAGAACCGTAAGTGCTCCACCCGCACCTCCACCGCCACCAGCCGGACCACCAATGCCACCGGCAGGAGGGCAGGCACCTCCTCCACCGCCCCCTCCGCCGATGAACATGTCCAGGTCTCAGAGCAGCGACGGCGGCGAGGTTAATTCGTTAGCGGCACAATTGCAAAATGCaagattaaaacgaaatagcAAGGTGAGACGCAGTAAAAATAAACCTAAAGTATAATAATAGATGTTACAGGTATATTTTAGCGTTATCTTTGCCAGGTTCATcttacatttcaaaattatttttagttgtttttatataattttattgctcaaattttaatttctaaaagTGTTTCCTGTAGcgtcgtgttttttttttgcatgttGTGTTCGATTTATTATAATCACTTGTAAAGTTGGGGAACTGAATAAGTATCGATTGTGTTTTGTAGAATACTCCACCACCAACAGAAAATAGTGGATCGTCCACTAGTAGCGGCGGTAGCAGTAATTATGGAACACTCGGTAGAGGAGGAGGAGGAAGTATGGCGTCGATGATGGATGAGATGGCAAAGACTTTGGCCCGAAGAAGAGCAGCTGTAGGATTATTTTGACGTGAAATTGTTATAGATTAAGAAAAATGAATTGTAggtggaaaagaaaaatccgGATAAAGatgaagaagaaaagaaagcAATGTGGGAGAAAACAAACACGTTACCAAGTAACACTTCCAAATTTTCAGAATCACCTAAAAGTATTCGCAAGAGGTTTGGCTCGGCCTCCGAGGaaacaattttgaaagtaAACGGCCTATCAGAAGTTTCGGGGCTGTCACTTGGACCAACTGAATTAGAGAGCCTCAAAAACGAAATAGTAAAAgaagtaaaaaaagaaatatccAAAATGAAACAAGATATTATAGATGGTaaacgacaattttttttgacttcGATTTGTACTAATTGGATTTATTTTTCAGCAATCAAATCAGAACTGAACCGAAGGTAATTTATTATTGCcttatattataatttgtgCGAAGTTATAAccgtgacatttttttaatatgtataatttttacaCTTGGATCAAATCATGCGACAATTTATAACATTGATAAGTAATATTATTCGGTCTTAACGTAAACATTGTACGTTTATGGGAAGAGTATGTTAATTAATGTTTCCTATTTGCTGTTCTGTACGTTAGCATTTAATCAACAGCGAACAGAGTAACGAGAAAGTAAACAGTCGACGGGTTGTATAGACACATGGGTTGAATAATTTTCAACTTTTCTTTCATATTGCTTTATTTGTGATCATACATTCATAATGCATGTGTCGAGTACAGAATAGCTGAGAATTTTAAAGTAATGCTATATAGGTGTCGTGGATATAGAGCACTTTTATTATAAGTTTTAACatagtatttattttattgtaagtttaattaggtatttaaaaattttgaatgattCCTATGTAACactgtttacaaatttttcagTCAGCGTACGTAATAAAGCTCTACTCATTGATAGATCATCTTTTTATTCGTGCATGCTAATAAGGTAAAACCCCATAAACATTCATCATTAGACTTAACAAGAAAAAACAGTATTTTCGATTATTCCATGTGCAATTGTCAGTAAACTGTAACACGGGAAAACGATTTAGTGTTGCTGACTGTTGTGGTGGTTGACGGACGAGAGATTTGCTGtaggaaaacatttttaaacagTGTTACAGctcttgtaaatatttatatagCATGGGACTTCCAATGATCTATTTATTAACTGCTCTTTTAGTTATTGCCCAATAGAAAATGTTCCAAGACAGTCTTACTCTTCCTGAGAAAGTGTTTGCTCGTCGCATTTATTGCTTTTTATAATCTAAATTgtgccaatatcatttgataTGTGTAACCGGAGCAGGATTGTCGACGGAACATTTTATGCTATGAATTCTGTTATGTTCAGAAGAGGAAACAATGATCGTGTGTATATTATAGATCCATAAGTTACTAGATGCTTATTAGATTAGTGTCAAATCATATAATACATCGAACGTTTCCATTTATCATTCTTCACATTTTATATGAAACATTGGTAACTTTGCAGAAGACAGCAAAGAAATTTATACAATTGAATTATCGTCTGAGTGCAAGAAAATGTatgatttttagaaaatatcaTGATCGTACATTGAGATTCTTTTCGCTTCGCAGTGATTCGttggttaaaatttattgctgtcGTGTTTGTGAATAGTGATCTGTATTGTTATCGAAACgcaaaacttaaaaaaaactcgcAGTAAGAGATGTGAGAtcttttttaagtgaaatcAAGTATCGAGCGAATTATTATATTTCAGACATAATAAGTGATGgcaattttatattatttcgTATAACATATATATAACAACTTTGTGATATTGTATTATTGCAGTCTTAGTTCatgcatttaaaattattgtatatTATCTAGCACGGTTTCCtttagtttaattattttgtattgtGATCTCAAGTCAAAATTAGcacaattttctaatttttatacTTTGAAGCGTTTTTATTCGTAACCAATGTTTGcgttacaaattttacaatgtatttgaaataaacatatttaaaGTACACATTCATATATTTCCTCATTCAACGCCTTTAGAAAATGAACTTTTAATGACATTAGTAATAAGTAATGACACTTATTCCACaagataattacaaattacaattacaaattaaaggATATGAACCTTTATGAGTCCAGGTAATATAGTATGTATACTACGCACCACTGGCGGGTTGTATGAGACGCTCTGGGGCGGCACCCCCCcagaaatttatgaagaaaataaggtttttttctaaatgtattaaattttttattacagacCAGTGGAACGGGCCGTGCTTGCGCACGGAGCAATAGAATATTAAAacatcattttattattattgctcaTTTTCGACATCTCTTTCTTCCTGGCGTCTACGTCATTGTCGTTCTCTATTTGCTGCTCTTTGTTACTCAAGTTCGTCAAAATTATCCATTATAGTATTAAAGATATTGAATTTGTTGATTTATCGTATGCAACGGTTGTAGTAATCGAACTGTATCAGCGGTAAATTTACGACGAGGCGGTCAGCGCGGAGCCCCCGATCGCGTATACTGGATCAATGCAGCGTAGAGTTGCGTGTTGCGTTGCCATGACAACGTGACGTTTCACCAAATGATCGGTGGGAGGAGATGTCAGAGCCCCAACGTTCACAGGCTTCGAGGCATCGTTGTAAACGAGATTTTAACGTGTGTCGGCAGTTTTTACACTTTTAACCTTGAAAACATGAAAGttagtgatttaaaaaaactcaattttaCTGTATTATCCATAGAAacgaaaattgaattaaaaaatagcgGTCGACCAGTGCCGGATTTAAATCTTGTTCAAGAACAGAAACAGTACAAAAACAAAGGTGCATTTACCCGCCGGTTTGATAAgagtgtttataaaaaaacgcCGTGGATATGTGGTTGTGAAGAAACAAATGCCTTTTTCTGTTTTGTGTGCCTGCTGTTTGGTGGAGACGATAAGTGGACTGAAGAAGGTGTTTGTGATTTAAAACATCTTGTTACAAAAAGTAACAGTCATGAAGGTTCCAAAAAACATAAGGACAATTTTATGAGTTTCCAGTTATTAGGAAGAACAAATATTGCAACCTGTTTAAGCACTGTTGATGCTGAAGAGCAAGAGATTAAAAAGCACAACGAGAAGGTTACGAAAAATAGAGATATTCTTGCAAAACTTATAGATATTTTACGTTTGTGTAGTAAGTGCAATTTATCACTGCGTGGCCACAATGAAAAAGAGGACTCTAAAAACAGAGGCGTATTTCTAGAGATCGTAAATTATACAAGAAAATTTGATGCGGCTTTTAACAGCCACATGCAAGAACCTCATGTGTTCCAAGGAACCTCTAAGACTACACAAAACGAACTTCTGCAGTGTATGCTGGATGTATGTCGACAACATATCATGGATGAAATACGAAAATCATCTTTTTTGTCCCTCATGGTAGATGATACAACTGACGTCTCGGCTCAGGCACAAACAGTTTTGGTGTTTCGCTATGAACTAAACGGTAAAGTTCACGAACGTTTTTGGGGATTCGCGTATCCGGAAAGCCAAAACGCAGAAGGTTTGTCGCAATGTATTTTACAACAGCTTGACCCGATCATAGGAGATTCTCCAGAAAAACTGATTGCCCAAACTTACGACGGAGCCGCTGTTAGGCGTGGATGTGAAGGGGGcgttaacattaaaattacagaaaagtacaaaaatgcacattttatttattgttatgcGCATCAACTTAACAAATTGTTAGAAAACGCAGTATCTAATATACCTAGCgtgagaattttttttgcaaacttAAATGGTATCGCAGCATTTTTCTCCGATTCTCCAGATAGAAGAGCAGCTTTACAGCAAGTGTGTGATAAGAGAGTACCCAGACCATCCCAAACGAGATGGAAATTCCAATCCCAGATTGTGGAAACAGTTTTTGACTATAAAGATGAAATATTAGAATGTTTAGAAAACATGGAAATGGGCATTCCGAAAAGGTATAATACGGAAACAGTTGCATTGAGTTCAGGATTTGCTAACTGGTTTGAGGACAGtacttttttgttttggttaaggtttttctctaaaataatgccttatgttgatattttattCAACCAGTTGCAAGTAATTCCAGCTGATGCATTGAAAATTCAAGTTGCCATAGATACCTTCGAAAAAGCAATTACAAACATTCGAAATGATCTACCATCAGGATCGGACAATTCCCAAAAAacgttaaaaattgaaattgacgAAGAAAGACCTGAAAAACGACGAAGATtaaataatgaagatttaaaCGTATCTGCAAAAGAAGTCTGTGATACCATTGTATTTCAAATAAGAGACCGTTTTGCTTGCAAAGAACATTTATATGgagcaaaattatttcaacgaGAATGTTTTAAgggatataaaaaaaaacttccatTAAAAGACATTGAACAATTTTGCCAAGTTTTTACCATGATCGacaaaaacgctttaaaagtGGAGCTAGGTGTGTTCTACTCAAGACCAGAACTAACAAAAGAAATGACTGGATGTCTGAAAACCTTAAATTTCATAAACTCTTTTGGTTTAGACATTACATTTCCTGAAATTACAAAAGTGCTAAAAATTTTAGTTACAATTCCCTATACCACGTCTGAAGCGGAAAGGTGTTTCTCAACATTGAAGATCATTAAGTCTTATTTGAGAAACATAATATCTGAGGATCGACTTACAGCATTGGCAATGATATGCATAGAATATTCAATGATCGAAGCAATACCAAATTTCAATGAGAAAGTCATAGAGAAATTTGTTGCAGATGATAAAGTTAGGAGACTGGAATTTTCGTTCAAGCAATAACCTTGTACTGTAATACCTATAAGTAATGTAATGTGTATATAATATCTTTCGTGTACTATTCGTATTTTTGTATGATTTTCAAACagtataaaacatttttaatcaaacCTTTACAAACTGGACAACTGGGTAAGTCAATTTTATAACCCATATGGTCATATatgtataattgatttcatataaatgttcatcaagtgagctgtgcatttgtaaaagcacctttaatttagttacattacaaaagtcacatttatgaaggtcatgtccaataaatctttacttggtaaaaatacaaagacaaaaacaaataagaattactttaatttaatcagtaaaaagacgtaacattgcttttgaaatcagcaatgttaaaatggacaaaaactgaaaaattagtcaaatcgggttcgcgcagagcaagcaactttgaaagtcaaagtcactagctttagctttaataccaacagaaaatcaaattttcatggcttgcttagatgcacatttatatgaaattgagtataccTAACATGAAACAGAGCCCTCCATCGTCAACGggtcacgagccgccactgctaCGCACGTAAAAAGTTAGGATATTGTTAGATTTCATAAAAAAGATAacgtaaaatgacaatttattgaataagcatataaaagaaaatttttctaattttgaagtacctcaaatacgaactggttttaagaaacgtacaaatttatcattagctaagaaagtcgaagcaaaagtagccgattttgatatcagaggagctgtcaaattattgtcctcggatgactcattagcttcattcaacgaagatgttgctaaagaacttaaaaaaaatcatccttcaccatctcgcgaactttttttcccagacccttccaaaccaggagacattagtttaatagtcaatgagcaaaacgttcgagaagctatcaattcatttcctagcggttcttcaccaggtttagatggcatgagaccacaatacttgaaagatattatatctttgtcagcgggtgaagcaggtcagaaggcactaagagctttaaccaaactgtgcaattttttattatctgggcaacttccttcagaaatctgccgtttattgtatggtgcgtctttatgtgccCTTAACAAGAAATatggaggaattagaccgatcgctatcggAAACTGTTTGCGAAGATTGACCTCAAAGCTAGCCTATTTTCAAAGTCGtgatattgtaaattcgtatttattatctccacaccaacttggcgtggcaactaaactaggatgcgaagcagcaattcataccacacgaacttttgttaataacgatcaaaaccgtggcaaagttcttcttaaattagatttcaaaaatgcctttaactcagtcgaacggaATTGTATTCTAAAAGAAGTCCAGTGTCGTACCTCACTTCTGTAcgttatctttatcaatgctatagaaatccttcaactttatttttcggtaatcatttaatttcttcttctgttggagcccagcaaggagatccctgcggtccCACGATTTTTAGtattgccattcaaccaattattttatctttggattctgaactgaatatatggtatttagatgatggaacctacttctgggtaagtagttttatccgacttgaagaaagttatcaatttatctcaggaaattAGACTTAACAAATGCtagatcttttgctgttctggagaaacagatttaaaagtcataaaggaatttcaaaatttagcaccaggcattaaaatctgtgaccgagaaggtttatctcttttaggctctccaaacTTTGACCAgggtttcaaaaacactgtcgcaaaaattaaaatgaaaatcttttaaacaaagctgaactcctaaacagacacgtggcttatactttaatcaaaaactgtcttttcataccaaaatttaattttttattaagaacaactccattttggaaattttctaattatgttaattcaattgattcttctttaaagtcttctttagagagaatacttaatttacgtttaactaatttacaatggcgtcagtccactttgCCGATTAGgtttggtggtctgggaattcgtcgtatttccgatatttgcgtccctgctttcctatcttcaattaattgggtaaaaagcttgtttctttattactaaattcaaaggataatgagcttattattcaccattatgatgaagctttagcagtctggggtgtagaaaatgagaacgaaaaaccaacaaacccacaatttcagaagaattgggataattatcgtatcccacctccacccggcggcacggcaattttgccggagtacatacactattacggataatactatcaagtaatagtgcagtgcttatcaacataattaccggcgtctcgcctccacatttgtacttttttgtgttttatgttctgtgtcaatgttaaggaatttcctcacgatatgacatgagtataataatatacctttttgaatttcaaccaccaatgcgTTCTctaattccaaaattttaaaatttttaaaaagagattgcggtactattcctgttgctgcaattataaatggtaaaatcgaaattttttctcatagcaacggagagctctcaatatttattaatttttgtattttatgtctgtgttatattgtgtgaatttggaacagctatatctaaaagatatgcttgcttttgttgtttatttaaaataataatgtctggtctgttatgctgaatatgaatgtcagttaaaactgtacgatcaaaatacaatttgtaattgtcattttccaaacaactttctggtttataaatatgtataatgtggttgtgtatcctttaataagttgaatttaactgctaaattcatgtgtataatttttgcaaatatatcatgacgttttttatattcgctttgagccaaaacggtgcaagaagaaatgatgtggtttccccttcagttccgcaaatcctacatttatcaatgatcgattgtaaaccgcatatgtgttttttataatttcttgtatttataacacgatcttgtattgcaaatataaaaccctcagtctcaggatgaatatttaattttttaagccatgcttgagaagcttgaatattaatttctggttgttctagttctttaaaatatctcccatgtaaagacttctgttttatatttgctatagtgtcaggta encodes:
- the ena gene encoding protein enabled isoform X1 yields the protein MDFDADNFCKEIEEEFNVNLRRSVRESWQDYWDCEQSIASARASVMIYDDVNKKWIPSGTSSGLSKVHIYQHTVQQTFRVVGRKLQDHEVVINCAILKGLKYNQATATFHQWRDNKQVYGLNFSSKEDADLFARAMFHSLEVLSNIVRQPAPQYAPPIAPQPPQQQQQQLPQQQYDEDMGYRTMTREDVAMIQERRISNSLMSPQQTSPMTPQNNVPAAPAMPMNAAPAPSPISPPSAPSGHQRTVSAPPAPPPPPAGPPMPPAGGQAPPPPPPPPMNMSRSQSSDGGEVNSLAAQLQNARLKRNSKNTPPPTENSGSSTSSGGSSNYGTLGRGGGGSMASMMDEMAKTLARRRAAVEKKNPDKDEEEKKAMWEKTNTLPSNTSKFSESPKSIRKRFGSASEETILKVNGLSEVSGLSLGPTELESLKNEIVKEVKKEISKMKQDIIDAIKSELNRR
- the ena gene encoding protein enabled isoform X3: MSEQSIASARASVMIYDDVNKKWIPSGTSSGLSKVHIYQHTVQQTFRVVGRKLQDHEVVINCAILKGLKYNQATATFHQWRDNKQVYGLNFSSKEDADLFARAMFHSLEVLSNIVRQPAPQYAPPIAPQPPQQQQQQLPQQQYDEDMGYRTMTREDVAMIQERRISNSLMSPQQTSPMTPQNNVPAAPAMPMNAAPAPSPISPPSAPSGHQRTVSAPPAPPPPPAGPPMPPAGGQAPPPPPPPPMNMSRSQSSDGGEVNSLAAQLQNARLKRNSKNTPPPTENSGSSTSSGGSSNYGTLGRGGGGSMASMMDEMAKTLARRRAAVEKKNPDKDEEEKKAMWEKTNTLPSNTSKFSESPKSIRKRFGSASEETILKVNGLSEVSGLSLGPTELESLKNEIVKEVKKEISKMKQDIIDAIKSELNRR
- the LOC138141433 gene encoding zinc finger MYM-type protein 1-like, giving the protein MIGGRRCQSPNVHRLRGIVVNEILTCVGSFYTFNLENMKVSDLKKLNFTVLSIETKIELKNSGRPVPDLNLVQEQKQYKNKGAFTRRFDKSVYKKTPWICGCEETNAFFCFVCLLFGGDDKWTEEGVCDLKHLVTKSNSHEGSKKHKDNFMSFQLLGRTNIATCLSTVDAEEQEIKKHNEKVTKNRDILAKLIDILRLCSKCNLSLRGHNEKEDSKNRGVFLEIVNYTRKFDAAFNSHMQEPHVFQGTSKTTQNELLQCMLDVCRQHIMDEIRKSSFLSLMVDDTTDVSAQAQTVLVFRYELNGKVHERFWGFAYPESQNAEGLSQCILQQLDPIIGDSPEKLIAQTYDGAAVRRGCEGGVNIKITEKYKNAHFIYCYAHQLNKLLENAVSNIPSVRIFFANLNGIAAFFSDSPDRRAALQQVCDKRVPRPSQTRWKFQSQIVETVFDYKDEILECLENMEMGIPKRYNTETVALSSGFANWFEDSTFLFWLRFFSKIMPYVDILFNQLQVIPADALKIQVAIDTFEKAITNIRNDLPSGSDNSQKTLKIEIDEERPEKRRRLNNEDLNVSAKEVCDTIVFQIRDRFACKEHLYGAKLFQRECFKGYKKKLPLKDIEQFCQVFTMIDKNALKVELGVFYSRPELTKEMTGCLKTLNFINSFGLDITFPEITKVLKILVTIPYTTSEAERCFSTLKIIKSYLRNIISEDRLTALAMICIEYSMIEAIPNFNEKVIEKFVADDKVRRLEFSFKQ
- the ena gene encoding protein enabled isoform X2, coding for MSIAEMSSSQEVRRSEQSIASARASVMIYDDVNKKWIPSGTSSGLSKVHIYQHTVQQTFRVVGRKLQDHEVVINCAILKGLKYNQATATFHQWRDNKQVYGLNFSSKEDADLFARAMFHSLEVLSNIVRQPAPQYAPPIAPQPPQQQQQQLPQQQYDEDMGYRTMTREDVAMIQERRISNSLMSPQQTSPMTPQNNVPAAPAMPMNAAPAPSPISPPSAPSGHQRTVSAPPAPPPPPAGPPMPPAGGQAPPPPPPPPMNMSRSQSSDGGEVNSLAAQLQNARLKRNSKNTPPPTENSGSSTSSGGSSNYGTLGRGGGGSMASMMDEMAKTLARRRAAVEKKNPDKDEEEKKAMWEKTNTLPSNTSKFSESPKSIRKRFGSASEETILKVNGLSEVSGLSLGPTELESLKNEIVKEVKKEISKMKQDIIDAIKSELNRR